A window of the Hordeum vulgare subsp. vulgare chromosome 5H, MorexV3_pseudomolecules_assembly, whole genome shotgun sequence genome harbors these coding sequences:
- the LOC123397506 gene encoding uncharacterized protein LOC123397506, which produces MAQVPQIAWFCSFVAATLAAGVMGQPPSPSNWFWETPPSWDGTPPQPEVPSYANGQLSPVNYNKRNRIFICDDDWGKTCVAQCPDLCPTSCEMSCSYCETSCRCVNFPGTSCGDPSFTGGDGVTFYFHGRKDQDFCIVSDADLHINAHFIGNHNPVNERTFTWIQSLGVSFGAHRLFVGARKAVEWDEEEDHIEITLDGEPVNIDTMNNARWVSKTLADLSVKRTDTVNSVKVDLAGVFSISASAVPITDEDSKIHSYGKTMKDSLVHLDLRFKFHSLTDVVDGVLGQTYRLDYINKMNVTAKMPIMGGAPKYLSSGLFSTDCAVSKFHRSVGANHAHALAA; this is translated from the exons ATGGCTCAGGTACCGCAGATTGCCTGGTTCTGCAGCTTCGTGGCGGCGACGCTCGCCGCCGGCGTCATGGGCCAGCCACCTTCCCCTTCCAACTGGTTCTGGGAAACTCCACCTTCGTGGGACGGGACGCCTCCCCAGCCCGAGGTCCCTTCCTACGCCAACGGCCAGCTCTCTCCCGTCAACTACAACAAGCGCAACCGCATCTTCATCTGCGACGACGACTGGGGCAAAACCTGCGTGGCGCAGTGCCCGGACCTCTGCCCCACGTCCTGCGAGATGTCATGCAGCTACTGCGAGACCTCCTGCA GGTGTGTGAACTTCCCCGGCACCTCGTGCGGCGACCCTAGCTTCACCGGCGGCGACGGGGTCACCTTCTACTTCCACGGTAGGAAAGACCAGGACTTCTGCATCGTCTCCGACGCCGACCTCCACATCAACGCCCACTTCATCGGCAACCACAACCCTGTCAACGAGCGCACATTCACGTGGATACAGTCCCTCGGCGTCAGCTTCGGCGCTCACCGCCTCTTCGTCGGCGCTCGCAAGGCCGTCGAGTGGGACGAGGAAGAGGACCATATCGAGATCACCTTGGACGGTGAGCCCGTCAACATAGACACCATGAACAACGCCCGATGGGTCTCCAAGACCCTAGCTGACCTGTCTGTAAAGCGCACGGACACCGTCAACTCCGTCAAGGTGGATCTCGCGGGCGTGTTCAGCATCTCGGCCAGCGCGGTGCCAATCACCGACGAGGACTCCAAGATCCACAGCTACGGCAAGACCATGAAGGACAGCCTCGTGCACCTTGACCTCCGCTTCAAGTTTCATTCCCTGACGGACGTCGTGGATGGTGTCCTTGGCCAGACCTACCGGCTGGACTATATCAACAAGATGAATGTCACTGCCAAGATGCCCATCATGGGCGGCGCTCCAAAATATCTGTCGTCCGGGCTCTTCTCGACGGACTGTGCTGTCTCCAAGTTCCACCGCAGCGTTGGGGCAAACCATGCCCATGCCCTGGCAGCGTAA
- the LOC123451950 gene encoding peroxidase 40: MDRATMALALLLATLLAASAEATPVNKSCVTGSAGASVSIGYGGAGASAGAGVSLGAGCPRAEEIVRAAVEQAVAADPRMAASLLRLHFHDCFVNGCDGSVLLDDKPFFVGEKTAGPNANSLRGFEVIDAIKAELELECPETISCADVLAIAARDSVVVSGGPSWEVETGRKDSLTASLQAANSNLPAPTSGVATLVQKFTNVGLTAKDMVALSGAHTIGKARCTTFSARLASVGVSAKDSGFLQSLQQLCAGSAGSALAHLDLATPATFDNQYYINLLSGDGLLPSDQALAAPSGSGAEDVAALVSDYAFDAALFFDDFAASMLRMGRLAPAGGRAAGEVRRNCRVVN, translated from the exons ATGGACCGCGCCACCATGGCCCTGGCCTTGCTGCTGGCGACACTACTGGCCGCCTCCGCTGAGGCCACCCCCGTCAACAAGTCCTGCGTCACCGGCAGCGCCGGCGCCTCCGTGAGCATCGGATACGGCGGAGCTGGCGCCAGTGCCGGCGCCGGCGTGTCCCTCGGCGCCGGCTGCCCCCGCGCAGAGGAGATCGTCCGTGCGGCCGTCGAGCAGGCCGTGGCCGCCGACCCCCGCATGGCCGCCTCCCTCCTCCGCCTTCACTTCCACGACTGCTTCGTCAAC GGCTGCGACGGCTCCGTGCTCCTGGACGACAAGCCGTTCTTCGTCGGCGAGAAGACGGCGGGGCCCAACGCCAACTCGCTGAGGGGGTTCGAGGTCATCGACGCCATCAAGGCCGAGCTCGAGCTGGAGTGCCCGGAGACCATCTCCTGCGCCGACGTCCTCGCCATCGCCGCCCGTGACTCCGTTGTCGTC TCTGGTGGACCCAGCTGGGAGGTGGAGACCGGCCGCAAGGACAGCCTCACGGCGAGCCTGCAGGCCGCCAACAGCAACCTCCCGGCGCCGACGTCCGGCGTCGCCACGCTCGTGCAGAAGTTCACCAACGTCGGCCTCACCGCGAAAGACATGGTCGCCCTCTCCG GCGCGCACACCATTGGGAAAGCACGGTGCACGACGTTCAGCGCGCGGCTGGCCAGCGTGGGCGTGTCGGCCAAGGACAGCGGGTTCCTGCAGTCGCTGCAGCAGCTGTGCGCGGGGTCGGCCGGGTCGGCGCTGGCGCACCTGGACCTCGCCACGCCGGCCACCTTCGACAACCAGTACTACATCAACCTGCTCTCCGGCGACGGCCTGCTGCCGTCCGACCAGGCGCTGGCCGCGCCCTCCGGCTCCGGGGCGGAGGACGTCGCGGCGCTCGTGTCCGACTACGCCTTCGACGCGGCCCTCTTCTTCGACGACTTCGCGGCCTCCATGCTGCGGATGGGGAGGCTCGCGCCGGCCGGCGGCCGTGCCGCCGGCGAGGTCCGCCGTAACTGCCGTGTGGTGAACTAG